One Triticum dicoccoides isolate Atlit2015 ecotype Zavitan chromosome 4B, WEW_v2.0, whole genome shotgun sequence genomic window carries:
- the LOC119294617 gene encoding growth-regulating factor 9-like, with protein MELGQVLGFAPPATKDARSGGGFAQAAAAPCPYPSPFLDEQKMLSFSKAAAPPSSGMDFGRSNEQRLLLARSKMPFTPSQWMELEHQALIYKYLNAKAPIPSGLLISISKSFRPSSDRMPWRPVYQGFTNADSDPEPGRCRRTDGKKWRCSKEAMAEHKYCERHINRNRHRSRKPVENQTRKNAKETPDAGSLSAAVSHGGCNKKAKAGDELKPGSVSYWTDNLNRAMVSKARGSNPEDGNSAPLLNSTNQQHTLSLFSQLKQQSKPDKFSPAVDSESISSNTVLKPWERSNQQSSKDVSSTTLHDRGCLQSVLQDFSMHKNESQKINASVPSTFYSSTEGRHISCLASNMMQVQEDCISSSWEIPQGGPLGEILTNSKNTDDLTNKCESRSYGWLLSLDEHEM; from the exons atggagctCGGCCAGGTGCTGGGCTTCGCGCCGCCGGCGACCAAGGACGCGAGATCCGGCGGCGGCTTCgcccaggccgccgccgccccctgcccCTACCCCTCCCCCTTCCTCGACGAGCAGAAGATGCTCAGCTTCTCCAAGGCCGCCGCTCCTCCATCGTCAG GTATGGATTTCGGGAGGTCAAATGAGCAGAGGCTGCTGCTGGCCAGGAGCAAGATGCCCTTCACACCTTCGCAGTGGATGGAGCTGGAGCACCAGGCCCTCATATACAAGTACCTCAACGCGAAGGCCCCCATACCCTCCGGCCTGCTCATCTCCATCAGCAAGAGCTTCAGACCCTCCTCCGATAGAA TGCCCTGGAGGCCTGTCTACCAAGGGTTCACCAATGCAGATTCTGACCCGGAGCCTGGAAGATGCCGTCGAACAGACGGCAAGAAATGGCGGTGCTCAAAGGAGGCGATGGCCGAGCACAAGTATTGTGAGCGGCACATCAATAGGAACCGCCATCGTTCAAGAAAGCCTGTGGAAAACCAAACAAGGAAGAACGCCAAGGAGACACCTGATGCTGGCTCGTTATCGGCCGCTGTCTCACATGGTGGCTGTAATAAGAAAGCAAAAGCTGGTGATGAACTGAAGCCAGGGAGCGTCAGCTATTGGACAGATAATTTAAACAG GGCAATGGTGAGCAAAGCCAGGGGAAGCAACCCTGAAGATGGCAACAGTGCTCCACTCCTGAATTCTACTAATCAACAACACACATTGTCCTTGTTCTCTCAACTGAAGCAACAGAGCAAACCAGATAAGTTCAGCCCGGCAGTCGATAGTGAATCGATCTCCTCAAATACAGTGTTGAAGCCTTGGGAAAGAAGCAACCAGCAGAGCAGCAAGGACGTTTCTTCCACGACGCTCCATGATCGCGGGTGCCTTCAATCAGTCCTTCAAGATTTCAGCATGCATAAGAATGAGTCTCAGAAAATCAATGCTTCAGTGCCATCAACTTTCTATTCATCTACAGAAGGTCGACACATCAGCTGCCTTGCATCTAACATGATGCAAGTGCAGGAGGATTGCATCTCAAGCTCTTGGGAGATACCTCAAGGTGGGCCTTTAGGTGAAATCCTAACAAACTCCAAGAACACTGATGACTTGACCAATAAGTGTGAATCAAGATCATATGGTTGGTTACTGAGTCTTGATGAACATGAAATGTGA